TTTACGACCCTTTCTACGTTGCATTATGTGATAAACTTTTGCACCAAGTAATTatcttttcataaaattctttaatttctctCGCTTATGCATGGAGCTCTGTTTCTCGCTACGAAgatttgtatgtaaaaaatattgactgACGCATAAGCAGTTCCATTAACGCGCATATGCATATGCGCGCGCTAATGGAACAAAGATgaacagataaaaaaaaaagagaaataatttttttcccctctatCCCACTTTGTGTTTTGAAATTTCGCGAATATTTGTCTCGGATAATTTGCGATTCGTTATTAGGCCACTGCTTCACAATTCATTCGAAAgagaaatcattattttaaacagtCTTTGTTACTCGTGAATCGACGAGCGGAAAAATATACGCGCGGAAAAACCCCTGTTGGGAGCCACCCCGGATGCTGCTGTAGAGTAGTGCGGATCAGAGAAGAGCGACAGCGACGAAGGTCCGTGGCGCAGGCGTCATGATGGAAGTCGATAGGTGTCGATAATAACAGTTGCGCAGTGCGCACTCGTAGCAGCAGGCGAgctgctcgctcgctcgctcgcgcgcctCGCACATAACCTTCAAAGTCTTCTGTAAGTGCGGGCGAGGACTGCGAGGAGTGAGGACTGAGGAGGGTGTCGGAGGGTGTCAATCGTACGATCGCCGATCGCCGTCGTCGATCCGCGCGACGACGTGACGTGACGTGACACCTGTCAGGTGCAGGCCCGCAGGGTGGTGTCTTCCTTTGCGTCCTCGTCGACGCGTACACACAGGACGACCGGATGGAAGATTAGAAAGTATATGGACTGTCGAGAAAGGTTGCTCGCTCGTACGAAAGGTgcgtaaaaaaaacatatcgCCTTATCAAGAGATTGcacaattatttgttttttttttcgaagttAATATCGGTATCAATCGATGAGCGTGTCCCATGTAAATCCTAAAACATGTACCTATGCTTTTCCTTCATGTAATATTACGTCAGCGATTGTATTAATTGTGCATTTCGATAGTACATTAATGTTACAGCTGTTTAATAATCTCTAGAAAGTTATCTTCGTTATGTTACGTTACGTTATTTATCTTGCGAGAGAAACATGTACACGCTCTAAAGTCTCACGTTCTAAagtcagaataaaaaaattagatatatttcGAGAACGAgatttaattagtaataagAGCTGCTTTCGAAATGAACGGAATAATTGACGTAATGCAATTGTTTTAGATGGGTCATGGGTCAAGTCGCTCTACTTCGTCGAATATTCTTTCCACGGAGGAATTGACATTAGTGGAAAACCTCTTTAAATCTATGTCTCGCAGCTCAGGTTCCATCAAACGCGAGGACATATTCAAGCACTGGTCCGTACATTTGGACGATGCGTTATTACAGTTTGTGGTCCGATTTCTCTGTCACGATCCAGGAAAGAAGGTCTCGGCCATCAATGGAGAGAACTTTGGCCGGCTCTATGTCTTTGCTGTACGCGGTAATCCCGAGGAACGAACTAACCTGATCTTTGATGGTTTCTCGGAGGAAGAGCAAAAATACGAAATACCCACCACTTCGTTCCTTCAATATATTCAAGCAACGATTAACTCTTACTTGCGACTGCAGAAAAACTCTGGCAATGCCCACTACCTCACTTGGAGTAGTATTGGCTGCACTGTCAACACTAGGCGCATAGGGATGCGTTCTCGCACTCTCTGTGAGGATCTGATTAAGTATGGGGACGTGTTGACCATCGATCAAGTGGAAAATTGGTTCACGACAGCTGCCACGTTCAAGAATATTCAATCGCACGTTTTTCAATATCTTTATCTCGTCTCGCAAAAGAAGGGTAGCGATAAGAATACGGGAGCACGAATAAATGACTTGAATCTTTTGCCGTTGTGCAAAGGTTTGGAAAATATACCGCACTTTCCAAGTATATTAGGCTTAGGAGACGTTCTGTTCCTAAATTTGAGTCTGCCACACGAGTTACGTGATGAATGGCGATTTCTGTTTTCGAGTCAGGTGCATGGCGAATCGTTTTCGACCATGTTAGGAAGGATTGTGATGCAAGGTGCTACAATAATCATACTACAAGATATGGATGACCATGTATTTGGTGGTTTCGCTTCGGACAGCTGGAAACTAGGGCCGAATTTCATAGGAAATCAAACGTCATTCCTATTCAAGCTTGAGCCggaaattttgacattttcatCTACGAATTACAACAATCACTATCAATATCTCAATCTCCATCAGCAAACGATGCCTAATGGCCTGCTTATGGGGGGGCAGCTTAATTATCCCGGCCTCTGGTTGGATTGCGAATACGGCACCGGAAAATCGAGCTTGTCGTGCAcaacttttcaaaattatgtacaGCTTAGTGGTAAGGAAGACTTTAAAATCAAACACTGTGAGGTATGGGGAGTCGGTCCAGTGCCAGACGCGGAAGAGGACGTGCGCGAAATAAAGTCTGTGTTGGATCAAGACCCAACATCAAAGGTCATACTAGAATTGTCTGGTCGTAAGTTACACAGTGAGGGACTTCGCGAGGATCCAGAGtaattgtgataaatataGAGATTTTTATGAGAACttgagcagagagagagaaaaagagagagagagagagagagagagagagagagagagagagagagagagagagaacactAGTTGTAAAGATATTTACAGTTATTTAAGATTGATCAATTGATTTTACacaaaatctatataaatattgttatcgATTCTTACAATTGTAATTGGATATATGCGGGTATAAGAAACGTATTAAAAAactcatataataatatttatgatctaAAAGTCCTCCCATTTTACACGAGTGTATATCTTTGAAGTTGAAACGAATTCACGTGATAGCGACATGAGAAACAATTGAAATACATCAAGAGAAACGAATTATATTAcgaaaattgttataaaagttTGAGTGAAAAAGTTTGGCTTGTCTGTATGAATGAATTccgtaaacatttttacagACTTGAGTGAGACTAtttgtttgtaattatttatcaggTATATTATTATAGGACTTTTGTCCCCTTTTTATAACGGCCTGATATCTCTCGATTCGCGATTGTTTCTTCGATCATTCGATATTtatcatgtaattttattatgtcgtGTATATGTGTTACTTATGAATTCAGTGCTATGATATTAAAGAATGCCGAATTGTTGCGTGGCCTGAATGCCTATTGTCCAGTGCCTGACGAGtcgttataattgttaatttaccGTTCTCTGCGTATGTTGATTATTCATAAACGAACAACCGTGTGCCatacaaattgtttttgttaacTAAGACTGTATAATTGTcgtgcaaaaaataaaaggaaatatgCAAACACTCTGACCGTTTGccaattataaagtaaaaaaaaaaaaaaatgcactaGTGTAAGATCTACTAAAAGTTCAATAAACAATCAAAACCATATATTTTGTCATGTTTAATTCGACTATGTACTTTCCACACGCACACATCGATTTACAATAGACACATTTTACAGCTTCCGAAAggagtttaatttttatttttttatttgagaaactCACCCGATGACTCAAGTTGTAAGTTAAAATCAGGTTCCTGGCGAATGAGTTTGCGAAGGCCTGATAAAAGTCCAACACTTCTAATAGCCGATCTCGCTTGATTGTGTGGAGATCACAGTAAGTGAGCGCCCTAACATTCGCTGCGCTCTGGCCGATCGTCGGATTCGTCCAAAAGCTGTCGCCGAAAACATCGCCTTTCCCCAGTATAGCCACCACCTCGTCATCCTGTATGACCTCGAGACTGCCGGTCACGATAAAGCATAGGGAGTCGATAGACTCTCCTGTGTGATATAGTAGATCGCCAGGTGCGCTGTGCGACATCGTGAAGTGCATCGCCAAAGCACGCAGACATCCGTCGGACGCTAATCTAAATAGAAAATGCGCATagcgaattaaaattattataattaaaaaggatctaatttacatttataatgtaatattgtttcatttttaaatgaaatcgATGAAAAGTATTGTACAAAATCTTGATGTATCCAGAAGCACGGCAGTGTCTCGCGGCAAATATAAGCGGTCGCGATATGGGCAGCGAGCAACGATACCGGCGCGGCGGTGTATATGGAACTTACCTGAAAGCGGGATGTTCATTGAAGACTTTCCGGTTAAGATGTACGCAAATGTCGGCTTTCATGTCTTTGGGGCAATAGTTGAGAACTTTATCCGTATCCAAGCCCTTGGTCATTGCCCACGTGCTGACGACGTAATCCATGACGCGCTCGCTAAGAGCTTTCGGTACTTCATGGAGCTTCATAAATTCCCTCACGTTGTTTAACATATCGTGATACTTGGCGGTAGCGGACGTCATTTGTTGGATAATTGTGGTGACATGACCGAAGATCGTGGCGTACAATAAAGCTGGTTgcaagagaaggagaaagaaaaacaaaaatactattttaatttatttcacacaaaatagtcaatatattcattataaaaataatttttatctagcTTTATCAAACGAAGGCGATCAAATTATCTTTTCTGTATACATCAgctgatataaatttatatatcagatttaaaataacattaatatcagTACCAGCAATAATCATCATACAGATGGTAAAAATCTTCTCGTTGTCAGTTTCGGCTGCAACGTTCCCAAAGCCCACGGAAGTCATGCAAGTCATTGTGAAGTAAAGAGCAGTGACATACATCGTGCGGCGTGATGGGCCAGCTACTAGTTCGGGTGCGGTGCTGGCATTGGTCCACAAGTAGCTATACGGTGACTGGGTAACGTTGGCCAACTTCCACAACCACGAGTATTGCACCCCATTGTCGGCATCCGACCTTCCTATCGAATACCTTTAACGTAAGGAGATTTCTCATAGGATTATATATCGGATCCATTGAACGGgattgaaaaatatgatatcgAAGGATTACATATGAATGCGAGGCATCGTGCCATTTCTTTTATGATCGTGCAAAGTTGAActtaaggatgtatcggactgaagttcaaaatggtacaaagttgctaaaaatttgtgaaatcattcttttaatttccctcatgtactgaaaaaaattgaaaacgcatccactaaacggttgctgagttataactattttaattttcactaattttacatggtatccttttctatGTTATGGAAAAGGACGATCTTGACGGatgaaacagctaaaaaaatatagaaaaaatagtaccaatgttttgaatttttttgtacatctagtatatgactagatgaaaatatctgccaagtttcaattgtcttcactacacagttttacagaaataaaatataacttgagataattgtgtattttcactgtcaaaagtttaaactcataagtgaaaaaaatcgcaaatacgtaaaaaatacctttataagagtaaaaataagactccaactatcgttcaagtttcttacatctagatttactatgcgttaggcatagatatttaagtatttcaaatttcatgcacttttgtctaagattgtatgtccgatacaCCCTTAATGTTTCTGTTCGTACACTCAATGGTTTCTAAATTATCGGTTAACTTTAACTTCGATTTCATCAATttccaatatatatatatatatatatatatatatatatatatatatattgccaGTGTATGATAAACcaagtaaaaaacaattaaaaaccaAAGACAATTTTTCGAACGACCTGACTGGCATTTATTGAGCGTAAATAATTCAACGTTTCGACCAACAATCATAGTCTTCCTCAGGCacaggaataaaataaattacataacatTGATTTATATTCCTTTCTCTGTAGATACACAcgattattatgtaatttattttattcccgaGAAGGACCACGATTGTTGGTCGAAACATTGAATTATTTACGCTCAATAAACGCCAGTCAGGTCGTCCAAAAAACTGTCTTTGGTTTTTACTTGTCTTTCATTTGTTATATcgttttataacattttgtattgtttTGCCATTCACATCATCTcttataagtaaatttattttaaatataagttaaataaaagtataaacacgttaaaaataaactcaAATAAGTTTGAGTTTTATTGgatgaaaaattcaatttttaagataataataatgtagaaaataaatttaagatataataatgtagAAGCGACagagatatacatataatttgtagaaaatgAAAGTATATTGTGACACAACACAAGTATGGTGATTCTTCGGCTTTGTAAGCATGTGTATAGTAATGATGGATTATGCGACGAGCCTATCCCAGTCCGAGAAGGTGTGTTATcttgaatgtgtgtgtgtgtgtgtgtgtgtgtgtgtgtgtgtgtgtgtgtgtgtgtgtgtgtgtgtgtgtgtgtgtgtgtgtgtgtgtgtgtacgcagACAAAATCACCTTAATATGACGTACCAAATACAGGCCAGCCAGTGAGCAACCAACATGTAGAAACAGAGCAGAAGAATGAGCATCGCGGCACCGTACTCCAGATAACGATCCAACTTGCGTACGACTCTACCGAGTCGCAGCAGCCGTACCACTTTCAAAGCCGAGAACAAACTACCTATTCCGTCCTCATCGTGATCGAAGGCATTAAAAACGTCATATGGTAGACAGCTCAGTAGATCTATGATGAACCAAGATTTCAAATAGTTCATTCTGATTACCTGAAAGTTATCAAAGTGTTaacgttattatatatgtacttgCAGATAATATTAGAACAaactattttacaaaattgcaaattatcatttatagtATTtggaacaatttaaaattttacatataaaatataaacgtataaataatttacttttcttcaattaaattatttacaaacaaaattttaataaaactaattaccTTCGGATCAGACACAACTTCTCCACCAGCACCAACAAACGTTGTGTGAAAATTTAGAACAATGTCGATAAAGAATATCACGTCGACAATACTGTCTACAACTAATAAGGAGACATCTTCgctagttttatttttaaacgcgACATTATACGGCACCATGATGGCTGTGTAGAAAGTTAAACACAAAATGATCCAGTCCCAAATTGCCTTAAATGCACAgtaatgtaacaaaatgtgtGGCGGCGTTTTCGGCGCTTCTTGTCTGTATTGTGGCATAACATCGCCACTTAAGGACATCatctgaaaaaaatgaaacaaaaatatgtcagaaatattaaacgtcaaaatatgtatgtatatatctttttttgtgcaataagaattactattaaaaataactcatTTATATATGCATCTACATTTCTATgtttatgcatatacatatgttaaattcattaaggatattatatatttctgcataattttttttctgataaatgCGATATAtgtcttaaataaattataaaagaaaaggaattATTTTCAACGTTTACATATCGATTTCTTATCTCATCTATgtaatatctcttttttaCATTGAATTGGGCTCTATTAGCTTTTCATATTCCAAAaagcttttaaatatataaattttttaggtttattttgaagaaaaatttatgcagATATGTTCTCCATTTTCTGACAAAGTCGGCGTATTGAAAATATGATTCTATttcatcaatttataaaactttgtataaGTTGACTATGGTATTCCATTATCCATTATCcataatcatttttaaactGACTGTTTGAACATGAAATGGACATgaaatggacgtccatcgTATGTCCGATTTCAGACATCCATCAATGGCCAATATTTGGACGTCCATAGAATATCCGGTCTTGGGcccatatttatattatcgatttttaattattaaaacagtcTTAATTACTATCTCAGTACACACGATGATTTTCCGGACCCTTGTACAAAGTACGTTGTTTGTGTCcgtctttaatttttatcatttctacaaatatatagaaattattaaataattcgtaTGTATTATAacacttttacatttttagaaagtgtatgattatatattaaaaactgaaattgtatataaatgttataattataactgaCAATATTCCAAGAATATTCCaagatatacatacatatatatttatatatgtaatattttcaaattttatcggtgtctataatttatatgtaactttaattataattataatatcgatctgtattataaataaataaaaaatattgttataaaatgttatttacttttattgataattttgtattttttctaatttgtattttttaatgttaaattaatttggtGTTAGAATATTAACGACCGATAATcgtaaaatcttgaaaaatgataactttCTACATCTAACGTTCAGCGTCAGCTCTATACGTGCAAGCCGACTTATGTATTAGAATATCAACACAAGATGTTTATGCCCATATACATATGGTTATATCTTCTGATTCTCACTTATGATTGGTTCCACGATTCGGAGTATGAACAGTATGTATGTGTACCAAGTGCGGGAGAATCCCCTCCGAAATGTAGAGCGCAATTCACTTTTCGTTCCGATCTCAACGGGCAAGCAAGACGCGCACATTTCCACGAGAAATATTCTAACACTGATAACTCTTAATATTACTAATGAATAAAGTTTGTTCTGGTTACactaaaactatatatatatatatatatatatatatatatatatatatatatattgtttgaaCAACCTATCGGTCCTCCGGAATCCAATGAATCAGCTCTTCTATTCGAGGAGATATACGCAAACaaatatgtgttattatatatttcttttatgtgttattatatattttgttttatgtaataaatatatgatttgATTCTGCatttcaaatttgttattGCTCATAAACTattcctttatattttttaaacacttattttagaaataatcaCGAATACTAGAGCActaaaaaatatgtccatTTGAGGTCCTTTTAGATCCATTTCAGGTCCATTTCAGATCCTTTTTTAGATGTTCAATGGACGTTCGAAGTTGTGAACAACGAGCGTCCATAAGACGTCTGTCGAACCTTATTTGGTTACAATGGATGTCCGAACTTGGACGTCCAGTGGATGTCcatgtgctatctgggaatctatatattttcagtCACAGTAAAAGAGAGGTATCGAGATATTTTGAAGGTAAACAGAACAATTACACTAATAtcagtatataataaataaaaatgatataaaaacacGTAAGGACaacgatttttaattttgataagacAATTTGATAGTTAAGCCTCACATAACAAAACTTACATGACCCAGATGCGATTGTTTGGTGGTAGTCGGTACGGCTGTGTCTTTCAAGGCCGGCAGATGAGAGCTGAATTGGGAAACAAGGACCGATCTCGATCTGGTGACTGATCTGGCGAGTTTGGCAAACTTGGAAAGACCGCCTTTGCTGTCGTCTGTTTCGATGGGTTGCTTCAGGGCGGTAATGTCTCGAAACGTCAGCAGGAACAAGACCACAAGGTCTCGTTCGTTTTTGATGGGCGCTATTTGCAACAGCAGCCATAATGGTGTCTCTgtatatcgtaaaaaaaaggataacgCTGATATCATCAACATGTAAAGAGGAGAAAagataatatgatatttaatttatttattcttccaAGCACTATTAATCGCAAAAAGATtacgaattttatttctttagcaAAGACTTGAATTAGCAAGTCAGCTAATCGGAATAAAGAATCTACGCTACATGTGTCAAAAGATAGACTCTGTAAGATGTTATATACAGCAATAAAAGAGTgtaaaagagaagaagaaagtgaaatagaataaattaatagaaataattaattgaaataaaattattattcagtaCCAAGATTTGCTACTGATCGAATAGAcgattatttaatctttatctttattataaataaaatattttaaaataagagagATTAAATCCGTACATTAatgtgttacattttttatatagtcaatttgtataaagtatatagttaaattaattaagatataatatactttctaacattaaatttctaaGTAGCCGCTTAATCCTTGTAACAATAGTACGTCAATTCAAGTGACAAGTCATATTGCGCactaaattattgtaatattaattacaatattcgACATACAGGATCAAAGCTGTATGCGAGTTCAAGCCAATAGAATCCAATTATGGCATTCGCTTCTGACATTTAATAGCATAAAGCATGCAAGcatgcaaataataataataataataataataataataataataataataataataataatgaatacaattcaattaaaatacgaaaagaaaagagCAATACATGTATTGAGAGCATAATGTATAAAgatatgtacatacaataataaaatatatcagagCCGTACACGATTATCGATAGTTGTCGGTTCGGTAAGTGTCGTTGCGCTACGCAATGACAGTTATTGAACCGACAACTATCGATAACCGTGTACATACAGAATAGCGACCCAGTGCTAGGCGTATTAAATATAGCAATGtcaaaaacagaaataaatttcaaaaataatttccttGCATCTTAGATATATTCATATCATTCtttgatagaatttttatgtagtctcgaaaatattttattataaaaattaaaatggttATTCTTTTATCACGGATTAACGAAAAAACATATAcagatacatacatatatgtatacaaacaaataaaattttacgtccAAGAGAATacaagtaatatataaatgttcgAGAATATTTCGTATACTACTCCTATATAGATATTTACCGACAACTGGCTTAATTAAGCAACCTTGTAAGCCTGTCGAACGACAACGGCGTACGAGCTACATATGAGAAGCTGTATCGATAACATATATTGATGACAGAAATACCAATGACCATATTTccaagaagtaaaaaaaaaagtaagttaTTGTTATAAGAAAACTATTCTGGCTTTAAACaagttcaaaataaaataaaaaagatttcctAATTAATCATCCTACTAAATTTAGATGATTATAATAGAGAAAACTCAGCATCAAAatacttttgaaaatttagtaaatgctacaatatatagatatatttaataatatatcatttattaaggatatttaatacaaagaacactttaaaatattttgttattaatgtaaaatgtgttaaaattgtaaaatgtgAGGTATCACggaatatcaaaattatcttGAGCATTccaatattaaacattatgcAGATGTTAATTATACGTTAGAATATAAatgatgtaattatattacaacaTGCGTCATGTTGTTACACAGCGTGTTATATGTTACTGAAAACAAATGAAGAGAGTATCGAATAGAATACCTATGTATATTTGGAATATTAGgacacataaaataaatttgtgtgtTATGAGTAAAAGAGACATTTGTATAATCAATCGAAATGTCTCGGTTGAATTGAATTTGTAGGATTCAGAGAATTtgaattcatataatttagaataaataaacaaaagaattttgtataaaattttgttatttgatGCACTAATAGTAAATTGCAATAacacacacaaataaaatttagttgataaaaatttgaaaatttttaaaatattaatgtaattcgAGTGAATAAGGAATATATaagtaaacattaatttatataaactatgtAAGCTGTTAAGAagataataaatctttatttcccGTTTGTCTTTTACAATCGGTATTCATTCCTATTGATTAATCTTGTAAGTTGATAATCTTCCAGGTaactttccttttcttttcaaagAGAAAAATGAGTGTCATTGGATTTATCTCCACGCCCTTCCGATGATAAGAACTGTGATTTTCCGACAAAAAGGTATTTAGACCCGCTAAACGAGCggtacaaaaataatgttcgtaatttatttttacaactaTCGGCAAATGATACTATTGTGAGGCGATAATCTTTCTGTTTTATCTTCGATTACAAAAGAAGTATAGCCATTTTAAGGAGAAAATTTGGGAAAAATCTTAAAACGGGATGCAAAATACTAGCAATAgttctaataaatttcaaatatttaatcctTCTTATGACATCTAATGGAGAAATGAGTAGAGAGTTTAGTgatttactattaattaaatttattttttcaagaagaattgctgaaatgaaaaaaaaagatttaaaattaaatgtaattaatttaaatttcaatgctAATATAAGCTTAATGTGAAATATATCTGTcgtgaatatttatacatgtatggTATATGGTGTCCTTTGTACAGATTTTAGATTCGTGGGTGACTTACTGATGGCATTTGCGAGCACGCTTTTGCGAATCTGTGCTAGACATACCTCTTGGGCTACCTTTAAACAAAACggtttttcattattatgcTTTAATACATGCATTAAGGAAGGCTGTTTCCCTTTATGGAGAAAATCATggaatattctttaaaagttttcaaaacGATACCACACACGAATATTAAAGCGAGATGCGACATGAAGGTAAAACGACCAGTAAAATGTGAAACTTATCGATGATGTATACTGATGGTTACGTTTCGATATTCCACCAAATATTGTACATGCACATTGATACAACTCGTGCCTCGAGGCGTTTTCGCAGAACGGGAATCGATGGTTTTGCTGTTGCAATTGTTGTTGCAAacgttttaattgtaatatgtatGCTTCCACGTGCGCTTTATAAATTCatgatcaattatttaattaaaaattgttataagaaaaatgtttctctCCGAACAATGTATTCTCACTGCAtgatttttgaaatacaaaatatacagtGTGGAAGAATTAAGAAACAGcacgtaa
This sequence is a window from Monomorium pharaonis isolate MP-MQ-018 chromosome 3, ASM1337386v2, whole genome shotgun sequence. Protein-coding genes within it:
- the LOC105836810 gene encoding potassium voltage-gated channel protein eag isoform X1; the protein is MPGGRRGLVAPQNTFLENIIRRSSSQPDSSFLLANAQIVDFPIVYCNESFVKISGYNRAEVMQKSCRCGFMYGELTDKETIARIEECLEGQIHDQFEILLYKKTSSPRETPLWLLLQIAPIKNERDLVVLFLLTFRDITALKQPIETDDSKGGLSKFAKLARSVTRSRSVLVSQFSSHLPALKDTAVPTTTKQSHLGHMMSLSGDVMPQYRQEAPKTPPHILLHYCAFKAIWDWIILCLTFYTAIMVPYNVAFKNKTSEDVSLLVVDSIVDVIFFIDIVLNFHTTFVGAGGEVVSDPKVIRMNYLKSWFIIDLLSCLPYDVFNAFDHDEDGIGSLFSALKVVRLLRLGRVVRKLDRYLEYGAAMLILLLCFYMLVAHWLACIWYSIGRSDADNGVQYSWLWKLANVTQSPYSYLWTNASTAPELVAGPSRRTMYVTALYFTMTCMTSVGFGNVAAETDNEKIFTICMMIIAALLYATIFGHVTTIIQQMTSATAKYHDMLNNVREFMKLHEVPKALSERVMDYVVSTWAMTKGLDTDKVLNYCPKDMKADICVHLNRKVFNEHPAFRLASDGCLRALAMHFTMSHSAPGDLLYHTGESIDSLCFIVTGSLEVIQDDEVVAILGKGDVFGDSFWTNPTIGQSAANVRALTYCDLHTIKRDRLLEVLDFYQAFANSFARNLILTYNLSHRLIFRKVADVRREKELAERRKNEPQLDQAQDHLVRKIFSRFKSEGESQIGVSRTVSGRSQQDSDEELTVNVLPPWPSFRFRREKHTADVEKGDGKDAKDGETSHAKKLSTTEEGGTTITKTRPGGKWGRLLGSSSLDTGSESGTAADPFKRSLSARDARPGSSVGTNKVFPKLGKLGGTIEEGGDVENSKDPQQQQVQQPQQILGVDSKQLQLRRLESYDGGLITQQSSHEREILAAVLEVKVDLKLEVQRVNQRLAKIEDMLQALMNKFPAAGTSSSGSNNGSQQQKIPTFTLSGAQSQQPVTSSVVTLVQSATQTTECRLSIATTSTSTTPSEGYREQSTATERMSKTSQEHHHHHHHHHQSSSSRDVNKELLERLAQASTSRGDDSNALGPLILRKRRSKSRNKGAAPLAPLATQPMSPSEATETTQMLECTDDRDSSGGPIDRAVADRTVERSDRKRPPPRPREYL
- the LOC105836810 gene encoding potassium voltage-gated channel protein eag isoform X3 is translated as MPGGRRGLVAPQNTFLENIIRRSSSQPDSSFLLANAQIVDFPIVYCNESFVKISGYNRAEVMQKSCRCGFMYGELTDKETIARIEECLEGQIHDQFEILLYKKTSSPRETPLWLLLQIAPIKNERDLVVLFLLTFRDITALKQPIETDDSKGGLSKFAKLARSVTRSRSVLVSQFSSHLPALKDTAVPTTTKQSHLGHMMSLSGDVMPQYRQEAPKTPPHILLHYCAFKAIWDWIILCLTFYTAIMVPYNVAFKNKTSEDVSLLVVDSIVDVIFFIDIVLNFHTTFVGAGGEVVSDPKVIRMNYLKSWFIIDLLSCLPYDVFNAFDHDEDGIGSLFSALKVVRLLRLGRVVRKLDRYLEYGAAMLILLLCFYMLVAHWLACIWYSIGRSDADNGVQYSWLWKLANVTQSPYSYLWTNASTAPELVAGPSRRTMYVTALYFTMTCMTSVGFGNVAAETDNEKIFTICMMIIAALLYATIFGHVTTIIQQMTSATAKYHDMLNNVREFMKLHEVPKALSERVMDYVVSTWAMTKGLDTDKVLNYCPKDMKADICVHLNRKVFNEHPAFRLASDGCLRALAMHFTMSHSAPGDLLYHTGESIDSLCFIVTGSLEVIQDDEVVAILGKGDVFGDSFWTNPTIGQSAANVRALTYCDLHTIKRDRLLEVLDFYQAFANSFARNLILTYNLSHRLIFRKVADVRREKELAERRKNEPQLDQAQDHLVRKIFSRFRREKHTADVEKGDGKDAKDGETSHAKKLSTTEEGGTTITKTRPGGKWGRLLGSSSLDTGSESGTAADPFKRSLSARDARPGSSVGTNKVFPKLGKLGGTIEEGGDVENSKDPQQQQVQQPQQILGVDSKQLQLRRLESYDGGLITQQSSHEREILAAVLEVKVDLKLEVQRVNQRLAKIEDMLQALMNKFPAAGTSSSGSNNGSQQQKIPTFTLSGAQSQQPVTSSVVTLVQSATQTTECRLSIATTSTSTTPSEGYREQSTATERMSKTSQEHHHHHHHHHQSSSSRDVNKELLERLAQASTSRGDDSNALGPLILRKRRSKSRNKGAAPLAPLATQPMSPSEATETTQMLECTDDRDSSGGPIDRAVADRTVERSDRKRPPPRPREYL